A genomic region of Juglans regia voucher JREG20151001 chloroplast, complete genome contains the following coding sequences:
- the rps7 gene encoding ribosomal protein S7, whose protein sequence is MSRRGTAEEKTAKSDPIYRNRLVNMLVNRILKHGKKSLAYQIIYRAMKKIQQKTETNPLSVLRQAIRGVTPDIAVKARRVGGSTHQVPIEIGSAQGKALAIRWLLGASRKRPGRNMTFKLNSELVDAAKGSGDAIRKKEETHRMAEANRAFAHFR, encoded by the coding sequence ATGTCACGTCGAGGTACTGCAGAAGAAAAAACTGCAAAATCCGATCCAATTTATCGGAATCGATTAGTTAACATGTTGGTTAACCGTATTCTGAAACACGGAAAAAAATCATTGGCTTATCAAATTATATATCGAGCTATGAAAAAGATTCAACAAAAGACAGAAACGAATCCACTATCTGTTTTACGTCAAGCAATACGTGGAGTAACTCCCGACATAGCAGTAAAAGCAAGACGTGTAGGCGGATCGACTCATCAAGTTCCCATTGAAATAGGATCCGCACAAGGAAAAGCACTTGCCATTCGTTGGTTATTAGGGGCATCCCGAAAACGCCCGGGTCGAAATATGACTTTCAAGTTAAATTCCGAATTAGTGGATGCTGCCAAAGGGAGTGGCGATGCCATACGTAAAAAGGAAGAGACTCATAGAATGGCAGAGGCAAATAGAGCTTTTGCACATTTTCGTTAA
- the ndhB gene encoding NADH dehydrogenase subunit 2, whose product MIWHVQNENFILDSTRIFMKAFHLLLFDGSLIFPECILIFGLILLLMIDSTSDQKDIPWLYFISSTSLVMSITALLFRWREEPMISFSGNFQSNNFNEIFQFLILLCSTLCIPLSVEYIECTEMVITEFLLFVLTATLGGMFLCGANDLITIFVAPECFSLCSYLLSGYTKKDVRSNEATMKYLLMGGASSSILVHGFSWLYGSSGGEIELQEIVNGLINTQMYNSPGISIALIFITVGIGFKLSPAPSHQWTPDVYEGSPTPVVAFLSVTSKVAASASATRIFDIPFYFSSNEWHLLLEILAILSMIFGNLIAITQTSMKRMLAYSSIGQIGYVIIGIIVGDSNGGYASMITYMLFYISMNLGTFACIVSFGLRTGTDNIRDYAGLYTKDPFLALSFALCLLSLGGLPPLAGFFGKLHLFWCGWQAGLYFLVSIGLLTSVVSIYYYLKIIKLLMTGRNQEITPHVRNYSRSPLSLRSNNSIELSMIVCVIASTIPGISMNPIIEIAQDTLF is encoded by the exons ATGATCTGGCATGTACAGAATGAAAACTTCATTCTCGATTCTACGAGAATTTTTATGAAAGCCTTTCATTTGCTTCTCTTCGATGGAAGTTTGATTTTCCCAGAATGTATCCTAATTTTTGGCCTAATTCTTCTTCTGATGATCGATTCAACCTCTGATCAAAAAGATATACCTTGGTTATATTTCATCTCTTCAACAAGTTTAGTAATGAGCATAACGGCCCTATTGTTCCGATGGAGAGAAGAACCTATGATTAGCTTTTCGGGAAATTTCCAAAGTAACAATTTCAACGAAATCTTTCAATTTCTTATTTTACTATGTTCAACTTTATGTATTCCTCTATCCGTAGAGTACATTGAATGTACAGAAATGGTTATAACAGAGTTTCTGTTATTCGTATTAACAGCTACTCTAGGAGGAATGTTTTTATGCGGTGCTAACGATTTAATAACTATCTTTGTAGCTCCAGAATGTTTCAGTTTATGCTCCTACCTATTATCTGGATATACCAAGAAAGATGTACGGTCTAATGAGGCTACTATGAAATATTTACTCATGGGCGGGGCAAGCTCTTCTATTCTGGTTCATGGTTTCTCTTGGCTATATGGTTCATCCGGGGGAGAGATCGAGCTTCAAGAAATAGTGAATGGTCTTATCAATACACAAATGTATAACTCCCCAGGAATTTCAATTGCGCTTATATTCATCACTGTCGGAATTGGGTTCAAGCTTTCCCCAGCCCCTTCTCATCAATGGACTCCTGACGTATACGAAGGA TCTCCCACTCCAGTCGTTGCTTTTCTTTCTGTTACTTCGAAAGTAGCTGCTTCAGCTTCAGCCACTCGAATTTTCGATATTCCTTTTTATTTCTCATCAAACGAATGGCATCTTCTTCTGGAAATCCTAGCTATTCTTAGCATGATATTTGGGAATCTCATTGCTATTACTCAAACAAGCATGAAACGTATGCTTGCGTATTCGTCCATAGGTCAAATCGGATATGTAATTATTGGAATAATTGTTGGAGACTCAAATGGTGGATATGCAAGCATGATAACTTATATGCTGTTCTATATCTCCATGAATCTAGGAACTTTTGCTTGCATTGTATCATTTGGTCTACGTACCGGAACTGATAACATTCGAGATTATGCAGGATTATACACGAAAGATCCTTTTTTGGCTCTCTCTTTCGCCCTATGTCTCTTATCCTTAGGAGGTCTTCCTCCACTAGCAGGTTTTTTCGGAAAACTTCATTTATTCTGGTGTGGATGGCAGGCAGGTCTATATTTCTTGGTTTCAATAGGACTCCTTACGAGCGTTGTTTCTATCTACTATTATCTAAAAATAATCAAGTTATTAATGACTGGACGAAACCAAGAAATAACCCCTCACGTGCGAAATTATAGCAGATCCCCTTTAAGTTTAAGATCAAACAATTCCATCGAATTGAGTATGATTGTATGTGTGATAGCATCTACTATACCAGGAATATCAATGAACCCGATTATTGAAATTGCTCAGGATACCCTTTTTTAG